From Plasmodium chabaudi chabaudi strain AS genome assembly, chromosome: 12, the proteins below share one genomic window:
- a CDS encoding conserved Plasmodium protein, unknown function (query 2993-2993;GPI_cleavage_site_score=0.10399999;~;query 820-825; ~;query 797-819; ~;query 826-848; ~;query 1-796; ~;query 849-3027; ~tmhmm; query 1-3028), whose translation MWDNNIDINDVIKEIIYRSADDCNFNNVELNFQSILKYFYDVTNKYNIKKNISDEIFNKLLIICKNIIEDKIKSDYPKPILDSGTKLCLNKNFQNDGNMSEEVCYYRSYDLISSVNKEMLEIDNIYNQKNKSIVESVDEVDEVGDGYLSNGGYSSYNTSDKFYSEKNNNVLKFTTLRKKEDEHNINTFHGDSKQNQLSILSIVMKNDERKKNKYYCKSVNELVDANYLSDRTSINNDYRDDRGKYFNNNTNEFENIGLLKINEKSFLHKNNRNLLKIYLNGETIHNIYKKITKYRHKNNDNFYVGKKNKMKIYNEANLFYTYIKLKKMFILWKNFMNKKKLANKNKIIFNKMCNKKVLIKYYDLWIYRFEKKVYLKHTYERLILKNESIIIRKLFNKWLNKYKKKKKKNFIYCLHIFREWKNFTKKSRSLRLSKNKLEKKKTKKIFTIWKNRYENKIIKKLKNKEIYNIYNKNLLIKCYVHLVLYYKKRKQENECHQVIYANWKICVCKKYFYLFLQAYNEELEFKIYYQKYINKIKTVLLKKYFSNLRKYTKKCKQLSLSLAKWENKKNKIIPHVYFLQWIDIYNENITIRNILKCMNERKKDYILKKYFTILKKHKEKTYHLKKLFIYIYEKKNKQDMEKIYNQWKNYYTLNSSKYIFLYNKYKYKIMIQSFSLLYKYKEYKKKRKAHISAMDNYFINNLKKNVITKWITYMKVYQRNILNYYNFNNEGNFLLLFMSKMLIKHKIVSKAVNNITVLDFLNFNNIDININSLIYAHKKYYSNKNIMQNPSYFYQNIPFVFKSINIVLSFVPVSFIVNLPKFKFSLPYFSFAIKMALYKILFTSWLLNCRSIKRFKRKVQENVVRKYFMSLLMFAKKKKKLEELKMQYKVDQKIMTKKKIFMKWLGLRIKYFKFRKKFDIYIYKSKENRMRKVLGGWYKITKENNKKKQNILNFFKKLLIKKKRKCFNSLIMNVKRKQEMKVKKEISNLFYMNKLKKKSFKSLYIFSKNMLYFNTLNKMSQNYLKGLCIIKWRNLTRQYLNQKEKYINILNYFYLKIQKKFFNILIVYTSLRQINKKKISHFKKIQEKIFFYKYMKHWKNYVEIKKNKKEFLQKIASHFNRKKKISILSKWYTTFITNIKLKEADQIFTRKVTIIYFGRLFLYAQKLKRIQLFIKNRQNVLTCQRMLKQWKGHTKREKKRRIFYENICNKRKEEYYILWCKMYDKVRKKKELGYILYKIRQINNMNKLNEYYTEWKIKYIQNKQIKTFIFIINKCVIDKIKLKIFKLLYKNYEYHLSISSLFNNFLLEKRNKIKKYVFNLLVYNKNTRIKNKTALHFYVRKIKTKAFHAFIKYKNKKLLYEKNTNILINRKKQLYFYTIINFYNLINKIKTNYFGLCKSIDSRIRREFFMRWLTFLRRRKKEQQNLIEFVKKREYKKKENIFFEIFRKSNKKKYIAIILKRVNHIFQTKMYQMGLYKFRMNRKHMIVQEKIYEKLAEKRKIKIMRRCVKALQKRVAKQKRKETEQEMITFFYNNMIKKIYFKKMIHASSQLLKNEYNIMQKIKLNNYFYFIRSYFIEWKLFVEKKKKYKKMENLIKLKKIAKIFFVFLYVRAKTTYKQILIIYKIFGLFNLSKELDTSQLLDFGYSLFSNVYIFKNNMEYVDRRSMTSNSSGSTSTQNNSTICSDATKDLVIDVESPLLDTCKSEEKEEREMIQQNENFNNSIMVKNRNSFFKNIKKYLGLNTIYSEMKKKDNLNINGNKIKIRNDYFSNFLNVCNVIKHSSINRLILNYLLMYNLYDINIFFNHYKKKFKSLYNYFFNLLSIKMKKALLKIFKKNDSYYYIKLMNSNEKQIQDNLKILLFIYYLFGNASLTFDENSSSLHNIQNIWLNINSVLNNSKDKQNSSDNNRMGIGSSDNLPVLNRLNEKKREYPSTILESKSVELIQRSSNSSSDCSSDFHLNYDNNYFAFDKCKSADGYTNFCVKNGMNMYRNESFIQNKNCTEIISKDKILTPQSKKKYNLITKDNYENKMMYLYNKLQGSILSRFKEGELVITYSFLLNLKIPKLIQVYLFLKKMKNWICVWNKYSLLKKEKRDNDLNKIESFKKKKNTESLEKYFGTWILLFNTKVKEMKNKRTAILKKHIQLIFIYWHKLIIVNNYDKDKFLKLKNESEKKLKLEYFINYYNFYKKRKNEKVYYQIVLNHTNNKKKQTFFYVWLLLYKYETKCHSLIEKKNNMLLYSFFHNWVSIYEKKLIYMNFINEIKKIILKKNIFKDVIRNFRYFNFIKLKKDMLQKKYFQIYYNLVKKNSIINKLQIYIYSSLQYKRMKYLFFYWNRKCNTRKKCLQNYYTHLSKKKHSIFTKWKAIFIKNKNINDEKLAKFNKLIMGIYLQKLIIYCRYRKVKKRVRAKILTKYFCLLKKKYEQSSQIKAFINRNKLSVKKNVFTALNRYKISRKHNNNLKKYCIEYNRKCVLKKYYKVWITQYFKLKKINNCIKELLIQNGILMKRTIINNWSNYAKKKHTLRNSYHIMISKKYEIIKNNIFSKWKNMHAFLSKQRHKILGEKFNIWIRNFKFIIFMNKIHIYFYNIYQDNISSFYYILKKKNENYKLLQNGYFPYVKNQIKEIIDYKEKFMHTVFYAINSYANKKKKLRLLLASSIEERIKKKKSQCFSILLKHKNISQKKVHLHNLYLKYTIEKKFFLFKKYFFIIINLYFYNNHLRLCQQTIKCRKRQRLLSDVLTQWKIYRVYSKEKAAFKMLSNNFLAYRRKKEFIMALKQYYVENKWKNYCEYNSLMFYKKVKERMAAKLLVYWKNMALCHFNKIKKIEDFKNKYNINVMKKYFFLLIFSINKVKIEKKNCDIIRFKSEKNIKQYIFNILYNIALTTINNYEQVIQIAIEKKNNNILKCVFLSLRDYTQERKKMNNIFIKVKQNNTTILLKKYFYNLIFKYVININHHKYYYYNKYLSIWKYYVVIRKREQNEVCKSGQEEELETDEDNSYKNFSEENINEESEKLSGYDISELDQINQTLI comes from the exons ATGTGGGATAACAATATTGATATTAATGATGTTATaaaggaaataatatatagatcAGCAGATGATTGTAATTTCAATAATGTGGAATTAAATTTCCAAagcatattaaaatatttttacgatgtaacaaataaatataatataaaaaaaaatatttccgatgaaatttttaataaattattaataatatgtaaGAACATAATTGAAGATAAAATCAAATCGGATTATCCAAAACCGATATTAGACAGTGGAACAAAATTATgtctaaataaaaattttcaaaatgatGGCAACATGAGTGAAGAAGTTTGCTATTACAGGAGCTACGATTTGATTAGTTCagtaaataaagaaatgcTCGAAatagataatatatataaccaaaaaaataaaagcataGTTGAAAGTGTCGACGAGGTTGATGAGGTTGGAGATGGCTACTTAAGCAATGGAGGGTACAGCTCCTACAATACGAGTGACAAATTTTatagtgaaaaaaataataacgtTCTTAAATTTACTACATTGCGCAAAAAAGAAGACGAACATAATATCAACACTTTCCATGGGGATAGTAAACAAAACCAGTTGAGCATTCTTTCTATtgttatgaaaaatgatgagagaaaaaaaaataaatattattgtaaaAGTGTGAATGAATTAGTTGATGCAAACTATCTTAGTGATCGTACttcaataaataatgactATCGAGATGATCGTgggaaatattttaacaacAACACAAATGAATTCGAAAATATAGGCTtacttaaaataaatgaaaaatcctttttacacaaaaataatagaaatttattaaaaatatatttaaacgGAGAAacaatacataatatatataaaaagattacaaaatatagacataagaataatgataatttttatgttggtaaaaaaaataaaatgaaaatatataatgaagccaatcttttttatacttatattaaattaaaaaagatgtttattttatggaaaaattttatgaataaaaaaaagctagcaaataaaaataagatcatatttaacaaaatgtgtaacaaaaaagttttaataaaatattatgatttatggatatatcgttttgaaaaaaaagtatatttaaaacatacTTATGAAAGATTAATTCTAAAAAATGAGAGTATAATTATTCgaaaactttttaataaatggttaaataaatacaaaaaaaaaaaaaaaaaaaattttatttattgtctacatatatttagaGAGTGgaaaaattttacaaaaaagaGTAGATCATTAAGATTGTCCAAAAATAAGttggaaaaaaagaaaacaaaaaaaatatttactattTGGAAGAATagatatgaaaataaaattattaaaaaattgaaaaataaagaaatatataatatttataataaaaatttgctAATCAAATGTTATGTACATTtagttttatattataaaaaaagaaaacaagAAAACGAATGTCATCAAGTTATTTATGCAAATTGGAAAATATGTGTGTGTAaaaagtatttttatttattcctaCAAGCATATAATGAAGAATTAGAATTTaagatatattatcaaaaatatataaataaaataaaaacagttttattaaaaaaatatttttccaaCCTACGTAAGTACactaaaaaatgcaaacaACTGTCCTTATCCTTAGCCAAatgggaaaataaaaaaaataaaataattccaCATgtctattttttacaatggattgacatatataatgaaaacatAACAATTAGaaacatattaaaatgtatgAATGAGAGAAAAAaggattatattttaaaaaaatatttcacaattttaaaaaagcataaagaaaaaacatatCACTTGAAGaagttatttatttatatatatgaaaaaaaaaataaacaagacatggaaaaaatttataatcaatggaaaaattattatactttaaattcttctaaatatatatttttatataataaatataaatataaaattatgatacaatctttttctcttttatataagtataaagaatataaaaaaaaacgaaaagcACACATATCAGCTAtggataattattttattaataatttaaaaaaaaatgtaataacaAAATGGATAACCTATATGAAAGTATAtcaaagaaatattttaaattattacaactttaataatgaagggaattttcttttattatttatgtcgAAAATGTTGATAAAGCATAAGATCGTTTCAAAAGcagttaataatataacagTTTTAGattttcttaattttaataatattgatataaatataaatagtttaatatatgcacataagaaatattattcaaataaaaacataatgCAAAATCCGAGTTacttttatcaaaatataccttttgtttttaaatcaaTAAACATTGTCTTATCCTTTGTCCCAGTGTCTTTCATAGTTAACTTGCCTAAGTTCAAGTTTAGCTTACCCTATTTTTCCTTTGCCATCAAAATG GCCCTGTACAAGATACTTTTCACGAGCTGGCTCCTTAACTGCCGATCTATAAAAAGGTTCAAGAGGAAAGTTCAAGAAAACGTTGTAAGGAAGTATTTTATGTCATTACTTATGTTTGcgaagaagaaaaagaagtTAGAAGAACTGAAAATGCAGTATAAAGTCgatcaaaaaattatgacaaaaaaaaaaatatttatgaaatgGTTAGGGTTacgtataaaatattttaaatttcgtaaaaaatttgatatatatatttataaaagcaAAGAAAATCGAATGAGAAAAGTTTTAGGTGGATGgtataaaataacaaaagagaataataagaaaaaacaaaatatattaaatttttttaaaaaattattaataaaaaaaaaaagaaaatgttttaattctttaatTATGAAtgtaaaaagaaaacaagaaatgaaagtaaaaaaagaaatatcaaacttattttatatgaacaaattaaaaaaaaaatcattcaaatcattgtatatattttcaaaaaatatgttatattttaatacattaaataaaatgtctCAAAATTATCTTAAAGgtttatgtattattaaatggCGAAATTTAACTAGacaatatttaaatcaaaaagaaaaatatataaatattttaaattatttttatttaaaaatacaaaagaaGTTTTTCAATATACTTATTGTCTACACCAGTCTTAGacaaattaacaaaaagaaG ATTTCTCACTTTAAGAAAAtacaagaaaaaatatttttttataaatatatgaaacattggaaaaattatgttgaaattaaaaaaaataaaaaagaatttcTCCAAAAAATAGCTAGCCATTTTAACAG aaaaaaaaaaataagcatcCTAAGCAAATGGTATACAACAtttataacaaatataaaactgAAGGAAGCAGatcaaatttttacaaGAAAAGTTactatcatatattttggtAGACTATTTTTGTATGCCCAAAAGTTGAAAAGA ATCCAGCTGTTCATAAAGAATAGACAAAATGTGTTGACGTGCCAGCGAATGCTAAAACAATGGAAGGGACACACAAAACGAGAAAAGAAACGAAggatattttatgaaaacaTATGCAATAAACGGAAGGaagaatattatattttatggtgTAAAATGTATGACAAagtaagaaaaaaaaaagagcttgggtatatattatataaaattaggcaaataaataatatgaacaaattaaatgaatattatacAGAATGGaagattaaatatatacaaaataagcaaataaaaacatttatatttattataaataaatgtgtGATAGACAAAAtcaaattgaaaatatttaaattgctatataaaaattatgaatatcatttaagtatatcatcattatttaataattttttactagagaaaagaaataaaataaaaaaatatgtttttaatttattagtatataataaaaatacaagaataaagaataaaacagctttacatttttatgtcCGAAAAATCAAAACAAAAGCTTTTCAtgcttttataaaatataaaaataaaaaactattatatgaaaaaaatactaacatattaataaatagaaaaaaacaattatatttttacaccatcattaatttttataacctaataaataaaattaagacGAATTATTTCGGGTTGTGTAAAAGTATAGACTCAAGGATACGAAGAGAATTTTTCATGAGATG GCTTACATTTTTGAGACGAAGAAAGAAAGAACAACAGAATTTGATCGAATTTGTGAAAAAACgggaatataaaaaaaaagaaaatatattttttgaaatttttagaaaatcaaataaaaagaaatacaTTGCTATTATACTAAAACGGGTTAATCACATTTTTCAGACAAAAATGTATCAAATGGgattatacaaatttagGATGAATAGGAAACATATGATTGTACAGGAG AAAATATACGAAAAGCTTGCAGAAAAACGGAAGATAAAAATCATGAGGAGATGTGTAAAGGCGCTACAAAAAAGAGTCGCAAAAcagaaaagaaaagaaacaGAACAAGAAATGATaacgtttttttataacaatatgataaaaaaaatatattttaaaaaaatgatacaTGCATCTAGCCAATTATTAAagaatgaatataatataatgcaaaaaataaagttgaataattatttttattttataagatCCTACTTTATTGAATGGAAACTATttgtagaaaaaaaaaaaaaatataaaaaaatggaaaatttaataaaattaaaaaaaattgcaaagatattttttgtttttctatATGTTAGAGCTAAAACAacttataaacaaattttaataatttacaaaatttttgGATTATTTAATCTATCTAAAGAACTAGACACATCTCAGTTACTTGATTTTGgctattcattattttctaatgtttatatttttaagaacAATATGGAATATGTTGATAGAAGAAGCATGACATCTAATAGTTCTGGTTCTACATCGACTCAAAATAATTCTACCATATGTAGTGACGCTACAAAAGATTTAGTGATCGATGTAGAGTCGCCTTTATTGGACACTTGCAAAAGTGAAGAAAAGGAAGAAAGAGAAATGATacaacaaaatgaaaactttaataatagtataatggtaaaaaatcgaaattcattttttaagaaCATAAAGAAATACTTAGGAttaaatacaatatattcagaaatgaaaaaaaaagacaacctaaatataaatggaaacaaaattaagataagaaatgattatttttcaaactttttaaatgtttGTAATGTTATAAAACATAGCAGCATCAACagattaatattaaattatttattgatgtataatttatatgacataaatatattttttaaccactacaaaaaaaagtttaaatcattgtataattatttttttaatttattatcaattaaaatgaaaaaggcattattaaaaatatttaaaaaaaatgattcatactattatataaaactaatgaattcaaatgaaaaacaGATTCAAGACAATCTCaaaattcttttatttatttattatttatttggtaACGCATCCTTAACATTTGATGAGAATAGTAGTAGCCTACacaatatacaaaatatatggttaaacataaatagtgttttaaataattcaaaagaTAAGCAAAACAGTAGTGATAATAACAGGATGGGTATTGGAAGTAGTGACAACTTGCCAGTTCTCAATAGATTGAACGAGAAAAAAAGGGAATACCCTTCCACCATTTTAGAAAGTAAATCCGTTGAGCTCATACAAAGAAGTAGCAATTCGAGTAGCGATTGTAGTAGTGATTTCCACttaaattatgataataattatttcgCATTTGATAAATGTAAATCGGCTGATggatatacaaatttttgtGTAAAAAATGGTATGAACATGTACAGAAATGAAagttttatacaaaataagaATTGTACAGAAATAATAAGTAAAGACAAAATATTGACACCgcaaagtaaaaaaaaatataacttaataacaaaagataattatgaaaataaaatgatgtatttatataataaacttCAAGGTTCTATATTAAGTAGGTTTAAAGAAGGTGAACTTGTGATAACatattcttttcttttaaatttaaaaattccaAAGTTAATACAagtgtatttatttttaaaaaaaatgaaaaattggATATGTGTGtggaataaatatagtttattaaagaaagaaaaaagagacaatgatttaaataaaattgaaagttttaaaaaaaaaaagaatacaGAAAGTTTAGAGAAATATTTTGGTACAtggatattattatttaatacaaaagttaaagaaatgaaaaataaacgaacagctattttaaaaaaacatattcaattgatttttatatattggcATAAGCTTATAATTGTAAATAACTATGATAAGGACAAATTTTTGaaactaaaaaatgaaagtgaaaaaaaattgaaattagaatattttataaattattataatttctataaaaaaagaaaaaatgaaaaggtgtattatcaaattgttttaaatcatactaataataaaaagaaacagacatttttttatgtatggttattattatataaatatgaaacaAAATGTCATTCCTTAATAGAGAAGAAAAACAATATGTtgttatattcatttttccaTAATTGGGTATctatatatgaaaagaaattaatatatatgaattttatcaatgaaattaaaaaaataatacttaaaaaaaacatatttaaggATGTTATTCGAAATTTCCGTtactttaattttattaaattaaaaaaagacatgctacaaaaaaaatatttccaaatatattataatttagtcaaaaaaaatagtattataaataaattacaaatatatatatattcatcttTACAATACAAAagaatgaaatatttatttttttactggAACAGAAAGTGTAATACTCGAAAAAAATGCTtgcaaaattattacaCACACTTGTCCAAAAAAAAGCATAGCATATTTACTAAATGGAAAgccatatttattaagaacaaaaacataaatgatgaaaaattgGCAAAATTTAACAAACTAATAATGGGCATTTATCTACAAAAattgattatttattgtCGTTATagaaaagtaaaaaaaagagttagagcaaaaatattgacgaaatatttttgtctattaaaaaaaaaatatgaacaatcTAGCCAAATTAAAGCTTTTATTAAcagaaataaattaagtgtaaaaaaaaatgtatttacaGCATTAAatagatataaaatatcacgaaaacataataacaatttaaagaaatattgTATAGAATATAATCGTAAATGTGTATTGAAGAAGTATTACAAAGTATGGATTAcacaatattttaaattaaaaaaaataaataattgtattaaagagttattaatacaaaatggtatattaatgaaaagaaCAATTATCAACAACTGGAGTaattatgcaaaaaaaaaacacacaCTTCGAAATTCTTATCATATTATGATATCAAAGAAATATGAAATTATTAAgaataacatattttccaaatggaaaaatatgcatgcaTTTCTTTCAAAACAAAGACATAAAATTTTGGGAGAAAAATTCAACATTTGGATACGTAATTTTaagtttataatttttatgaacaaaatacacatatatttttataacatttatCAGGATAACATATCatctttttattacatattaaaaaaaaagaatgaaaattataaattattgcaaaatggatatttcccttatgtaaaaaatcaaataaaagagATAATTgattataaagaaaaatttatgCACACAGTTTTTTATGCAATAAACAGCTAtgctaataaaaaaaaaaaattaagattATTATTGGCTAGTAGTATTGAAGaacgaataaaaaaaaaaaaaagtcaaTGTTtctctatattattaaaacacaaaaatataagccAAAAAAAAGTACACCTACACAATTTATATCTTAAATACACtattgaaaaaaagttttttctatttaaaaaatatttctttataataataaatttgtatttttataataatcacTTGAGATTGTGTCAACAAACAATAAAATGCAGAAAAAGACAGAGGCTACTTAGTGATGTTTTAACACAATGGAAAATTTATAGAGTATATTCAAAAGAGAAAGCTGcttttaaaatgttatcaaataattttttggcatatagaagaaaaaaagaatttatTATGGCTctaaaacaatattatgTTGAAaacaaatggaaaaattattgtgaatataattctttaatgttttataaaaaagttaagGAAAGAATGGCAGCAAAACTTTTAGTCTATTGGAAAAATATGGCTCTTTgtcattttaataaaataaaaaaaattgaagactttaaaaataaatacaatattaatgttatgaaaaaatatttcttccttttaatattttctattaataaagtaaaaattgaaaaaaaaaattgtgataTAATCAGGTttaaaagtgaaaaaaatataaaacaatatatatttaatatattatacaatatTGCCTTAACaactataaataattatgaacaagTCATACAAATAgctatagaaaaaaaaaataataatattttaaagtgTGTCTTTTTATCCCTTCGTGATTATACAcaggaaagaaaaaaaatgaataatatatttattaaagttaaacaaaataataccaCAATACTTCTCAaaaagtatttttataatttaatttttaaatatgtcattaatattaatcatcacaaatattactattataatAAGTATCTTTCTATTTGGAAATATTATGTTGTTATACGAAAAAGGGAACAAAATGAAGTGTGCAAGTCAGGTCAGGAAGAGGAACTTGAGACCGATGAAGATAATTCTTATAAGAATTTTTCTGAGGAGAATATAAACGAAGAATCAGAAAAATTATCAGGATATGATATTAGTGAGCTTGACCAAATAAATCAgacattaatataa
- a CDS encoding conserved protein, unknown function (term=annotation;date=20180518;qualifier=removed_product=conserved Plasmodium protein, unknown function;qualifier=added_product=conserved protein, unknown function;curatorName=ucb@sanger.ac.uk), with the protein MNNVVLKNSFFCYIQNGKNIISKNQNNYSSLKFNNISKCGVHIKNNNPKLDYQSCLNSYTNFANKKKQRFYSTYRPATENYKTNAINQPSQISTFHNLPNEYKENKEIDYKNVDNFSNKNNNEHKFNIEEEEIQKGKKKSSKIKIVGYTFILIFGTYVSYKVYKNDFNLSKAEESILKDIFNIIYTYEEKGSVKNSKFITCLNEKLSKQIAMYFLQLDTDKKSGFIINDALLFLSELNINEDNEIVKKFIKNGNGKNTELKKYSGCSLQQFAELIESLILANKTKAHNDVLQNGDLNNLLENDPKKNYINIMQNYLDAFINTIKTSNLYLYYLNKKKDSQNEDILDNLETLILDKLTKYNDKYVDKKNLSLDYILSKEEMDRLRKNCVSNKKDEEKELLLIEKKNIEDKIKRLLDLQKKKKLTETEIKRLQDLKENLKNVKYTIKKEQIKRYFN; encoded by the coding sequence ATGAATAAtgttgttttaaaaaattcatttttttgttatatacaaaatgggaagaatattatatccaaaaatcaaaataattacagctctttaaaatttaataatatatcaaagTGTGgtgtacatataaaaaataataatcctAAACTCGATTATCAATCATGCTTAAATAGCTATACAAATtttgcaaataaaaaaaaacaacgCTTTTATTCTACATACAGACCAGCCACAGAAAATTACAAAACGAATGCAATAAATCAACCAAGCCAAATAAGCACCTTCCATAATTTACCTAAcgaatataaagaaaataaagaaattgattataaaaatgtggacaatttttcaaataaaaacaacaatgaacataaatttaatattgaaGAGGAAGAAATACAAAaggggaaaaaaaaatcatcaaaaataaaaatagtaggATACACAtttattcttatatttGGAACATATGTTTCTTATaaagtttataaaaatgattttaatttatcaaaagCGGAAGAAAgtattttaaaagatatttttaatatcatttacacttatgaagaaaaaggaagtgtaaaaaattctaaatttataacatgcttaaatgaaaaattaagtaAACAGATAGCcatgtattttttacagCTTGATACTGATAAAAAATCtggatttattattaacgATGCTctcctttttttatcagaattaaatataaatgaagacaatgaaattgtaaaaaaatttattaaaaatggtaaTGGGAAAAATAccgaattaaaaaaatactctGGATGTTCGTTACAACAATTTGCTGAATTAATTGAAAGTCTAATTTTAGCAAATAAAACCAAAGCTCATAATGATGTATTACAAAATGGTGATTTAAATAACTTACTGGAAAATGacccaaaaaaaaattatattaatattatgcaaaattatttagaCGCTTTTATTAACACTATTAAAACgtcaaatttatatttatattatctaaACAAGAAAAAAGATTCACAAAATGAAGATATCTTAGATAATTTAGAAACTTTAATTTTAGATAAACTAACTAAATacaatgataaatatgttgataaaaaaaacttatctttagattatatattaagtaAAGAAGAAATGGATCGTCTTCGTAAAAATTGTGTATCAAACAAAAAAGACGAAGAAAAAGAATTGTTACTAattgagaaaaaaaatattgaggATAAAATTAAACGGCTTTTAGAccttcaaaaaaaaaaaaaattaacagaaactgaaattaaaagattACAAGATTTGAAagaaaatttgaaaaatgttaaatatACCATAAAAAAGGAGCAAATCAAGAGATATTTTAACTAA